A window from Eretmochelys imbricata isolate rEreImb1 chromosome 23, rEreImb1.hap1, whole genome shotgun sequence encodes these proteins:
- the USP11 gene encoding ubiquitin carboxyl-terminal hydrolase 11 isoform X1 — protein sequence MTVLDACLSTGQVVIMETRNKDGTWPSSRPHIMRNSVEDEELYRGQPGVCGLTNLGNTCFMNSAFQCLSNVPPLTEYFLNNHYLGELNFSNPLGMKGEIAEAYADLVKQAWSGHHRAIVPRMFKTKVGHFASQFLGYQQHDAQELLSFLLDGLHEDLNRVKRKEYVELRDAAGRPDEEVAEEAWRNHKRRNDSIIVDIFHGLFKSTLVCPACGKVSVTFDPFCYLSAPLPVSQERTMELFFVYMDPRRKPQQHRVVVPKAGKVLDLCIALAKHTGVPAEQMMVADVFSHRFYKLYQADEALSCILDRDDIFVYEVAGGLAEPGGALVLPVYLRERAPPRDGDPGYGVVLFGHPLLVSVPQAQLSWDALYGLLLERLSRYVRRPESGSEEEEEESEEEDLYGPQANGLSEEEEEAPGEGPASQAAEGSSGGSGGPPTPSPPQVTLAPTANRPKRKCRHRRLLFTVRPVNANGTSERPALPGEGFALHAQLYIAIDWDSDMKKRYYDEEEAEGYVKHECMGHVQRRQPVKLRECVELFTTVETLEEENPWYCPTCKRHQLATKKLDLWALPEVLIIHLKRFSYTRLAREKLDTLVEFPIRDLDFSDFIIKPRADVASAPHKYDLIAVSNHYGSLRDGHYTTFARNKDSSQWFYFDDSSVSPVAEAQIESKAAYVLFYQRQDRIRPPRTAPCPRPPDAGGGCCSDSMEVD from the exons ATGACAGTGCTGGATGCCTGCCTCAGCACGGGGCAG GTGGTGATAATGGAGACGCGAAACAAGGACGGAACCTGGCCCAGTTCTCGACCCCACATCAT GAGGAACTCTGTGGAGGACGAGGAGCTGTACAGGGGGCAGCCGGGGGTCTGCGGCCTGACAAACCTGGGCAACACCTGCTTCATGAACTCGGCCTTCCAG TGTCTCAGCAACGTGCCCCCCCTCACGGAGTATTTCCTCAACAACCACTACCTGGGGGAACTGAACTTCAGCAACCCGCTGGGCATGAAGGGCGAGATCGCCGAGGCCTACGCTGACCTGGTGAAACAGGCCTGGTCCGGCCACCACCGCGCCATCGTGCCGCGCATGTTCAAG ACCAAGGTGGGGCACTTTGCCTCGCAGTTCCTGGGCTACCAGCAGCACGACGCACAGGAGCTGCTGTCCTTCCTGCTGGATGGGCTGCACGAGGACCTCAACCGCGTCAAGCGCAAGGAGTACGTGGAGCTGCGGGACGCGGCTGGCCGGCCCGACGAG GAGGTGGCGGAGGAGGCCTGGCGGAACCACAAGCGCCGGAACGACTCCATCATCGTGGATATCTTCCATGGGCTCTTCAAATCCACGCTGGTGTGCCCGGCCTGCGGCAAGGTCTCCGTCACCTTTGACCCCTTCTGCTACCTCAGTGCGCCCCTGCCCGTCAGCCAGGAGCGCACCATGGAGCTCTTCTTCGTCTACATGGACCCCCGCCGCAAGCCCCAGCAG CACAGAGTGGTCGTGCCCAAGGCTGGCAAAGTGCTGGATCTGTGCATCGCTCTGGCCAAGCACACGGGGGTCCCGGCTGAGCAG ATGATGGTGGCCGACGTGTTCAGCCATCGCTTCTACAAGCTGTACCAGGCGGACGAGGCTCTGAGCTGCATCCTAGACAGAGACGACATCTTCGT GTATGAAGTAGCAGGGGGGCTGGCGGAGCCAGGGGGGGCGCTGGTGCTGCCCGTGTACTTGCGGGAGCGGGCGCCCCCCCGCGACGGCGACCCGGGCTACGGGGTGGTTCTGTTCGGGCACCCGCTGCTGGTCTCAGTGCCACAGGCACAACTGTCCTGGGACGCCCTCTACGGCCTGCTGCTGGAGCGGCTCTC GCGCTACGTGCGGCGGCCGGAGTCGGGctccgaggaggaggaggaggagagtgaggAGGAAGATCTGTACGGCCCCCAGGCCAACGGGCTGA gtgaggaagaggaggaggcgcCGGGCGAAggccctgccagccaggctgcgGAGGGAAGCAGCGGGGGCTCGGGGGggccccccaccccgtccccgcCCCAGGTGACCCTGGCCCCTACCGCCAACCGGCCCAAACGCAAGTGCCGGCACCGGCGGCTGCTCTTCACCGTGCGCCCGGTGAACGCCAACGGGACCAGCGAGCGCCCGGCCCTGCCAGGCGAGGGCTTTGCACTGCATG CCCAGCTCTATATTGCCATCGACTGGGACTCGGATATGAAGAAACGATACTATGatgaggaggaggcagag GGCTACGTGAAACACGAGTGCATGGGCCACGTGCAGCGGCGGCAGCCGGTGAAGCTGCGGGAGTGCGTCGAGCTGTTCACCACGGTGGAGACGCTGGAGGAGGAGAACCCCTG gtaCTGCCCCACCTGCAAGCGGCACCAGCTGGCCACCAAGAAGCTGGACCTGTGGGCGCTGCCCGAGGTGCTCATCATCCACCTCAAGCGCTTCTCCTACACCCGGCTCGCCCGTGAGAAGCTTGACACGCTTGTGGAGTTCCCCATCCG TGACCTCGACTTCTCTGACTTCATTATCAAGCCCCGGGCAGACGTGGCGTCTGCGCCCCACAAATACGACCTGATCGCCGTCTCCAACCACTACGGGAGCCTGCGCGATGGGCACT ATACGACGTTCGCCCGGAACAAGGACTCCAGCCAGTGGTTTTACTTTGACGACAGCAGCGTCTCGCCCGTGGCCGAGGCTCAGATCGAG TCGAAAGCCGCCTACGTCCTGTTCTACCAGCGCCAGGACCGGATCCgccccccccgcactgccccctgccccaggccccccgacgctggggggggctgctgcagcGACTCCATGGAGGTGGATTGA
- the USP11 gene encoding ubiquitin carboxyl-terminal hydrolase 11 isoform X2: protein MTVLDACLSTGQVVIMETRNKDGTWPSSRPHIMRNSVEDEELYRGQPGVCGLTNLGNTCFMNSAFQCLSNVPPLTEYFLNNHYLGELNFSNPLGMKGEIAEAYADLVKQAWSGHHRAIVPRMFKTKVGHFASQFLGYQQHDAQELLSFLLDGLHEDLNRVKRKEYVELRDAAGRPDEEVAEEAWRNHKRRNDSIIVDIFHGLFKSTLVCPACGKVSVTFDPFCYLSAPLPVSQERTMELFFVYMDPRRKPQQHRVVVPKAGKVLDLCIALAKHTGVPAEQMMVADVFSHRFYKLYQADEALSCILDRDDIFVYEVAGGLAEPGGALVLPVYLRERAPPRDGDPGYGVVLFGHPLLVSVPQAQLSWDALYGLLLERLSRYVRRPESGSEEEEEESEEEDLYGPQANGLSECEEEEEAPGEGPASQAAEGSSGGSGGPPTPSPPQVTLAPTANRPKRKCRHRRLLFTVRPVNANGTSERPALPGEGFALHAQLYIAIDWDSDMKKRYYDEEEAEGYVKHECMGHVQRRQPVKLRECVELFTTVETLEEENPWYCPTCKRHQLATKKLDLWALPEVLIIHLKRFSYTRLAREKLDTLVEFPIRDLDFSDFIIKPRADVASAPHKYDLIAVSNHYGSLRDGHYTTFARNKDSSQWFYFDDSSVSPVAEAQIESKAAYVLFYQRQDRIRPPRTAPCPRPPDAGGGCCSDSMEVD from the exons ATGACAGTGCTGGATGCCTGCCTCAGCACGGGGCAG GTGGTGATAATGGAGACGCGAAACAAGGACGGAACCTGGCCCAGTTCTCGACCCCACATCAT GAGGAACTCTGTGGAGGACGAGGAGCTGTACAGGGGGCAGCCGGGGGTCTGCGGCCTGACAAACCTGGGCAACACCTGCTTCATGAACTCGGCCTTCCAG TGTCTCAGCAACGTGCCCCCCCTCACGGAGTATTTCCTCAACAACCACTACCTGGGGGAACTGAACTTCAGCAACCCGCTGGGCATGAAGGGCGAGATCGCCGAGGCCTACGCTGACCTGGTGAAACAGGCCTGGTCCGGCCACCACCGCGCCATCGTGCCGCGCATGTTCAAG ACCAAGGTGGGGCACTTTGCCTCGCAGTTCCTGGGCTACCAGCAGCACGACGCACAGGAGCTGCTGTCCTTCCTGCTGGATGGGCTGCACGAGGACCTCAACCGCGTCAAGCGCAAGGAGTACGTGGAGCTGCGGGACGCGGCTGGCCGGCCCGACGAG GAGGTGGCGGAGGAGGCCTGGCGGAACCACAAGCGCCGGAACGACTCCATCATCGTGGATATCTTCCATGGGCTCTTCAAATCCACGCTGGTGTGCCCGGCCTGCGGCAAGGTCTCCGTCACCTTTGACCCCTTCTGCTACCTCAGTGCGCCCCTGCCCGTCAGCCAGGAGCGCACCATGGAGCTCTTCTTCGTCTACATGGACCCCCGCCGCAAGCCCCAGCAG CACAGAGTGGTCGTGCCCAAGGCTGGCAAAGTGCTGGATCTGTGCATCGCTCTGGCCAAGCACACGGGGGTCCCGGCTGAGCAG ATGATGGTGGCCGACGTGTTCAGCCATCGCTTCTACAAGCTGTACCAGGCGGACGAGGCTCTGAGCTGCATCCTAGACAGAGACGACATCTTCGT GTATGAAGTAGCAGGGGGGCTGGCGGAGCCAGGGGGGGCGCTGGTGCTGCCCGTGTACTTGCGGGAGCGGGCGCCCCCCCGCGACGGCGACCCGGGCTACGGGGTGGTTCTGTTCGGGCACCCGCTGCTGGTCTCAGTGCCACAGGCACAACTGTCCTGGGACGCCCTCTACGGCCTGCTGCTGGAGCGGCTCTC GCGCTACGTGCGGCGGCCGGAGTCGGGctccgaggaggaggaggaggagagtgaggAGGAAGATCTGTACGGCCCCCAGGCCAACGGGCTGAGTGAGT gtgaggaagaggaggaggcgcCGGGCGAAggccctgccagccaggctgcgGAGGGAAGCAGCGGGGGCTCGGGGGggccccccaccccgtccccgcCCCAGGTGACCCTGGCCCCTACCGCCAACCGGCCCAAACGCAAGTGCCGGCACCGGCGGCTGCTCTTCACCGTGCGCCCGGTGAACGCCAACGGGACCAGCGAGCGCCCGGCCCTGCCAGGCGAGGGCTTTGCACTGCATG CCCAGCTCTATATTGCCATCGACTGGGACTCGGATATGAAGAAACGATACTATGatgaggaggaggcagag GGCTACGTGAAACACGAGTGCATGGGCCACGTGCAGCGGCGGCAGCCGGTGAAGCTGCGGGAGTGCGTCGAGCTGTTCACCACGGTGGAGACGCTGGAGGAGGAGAACCCCTG gtaCTGCCCCACCTGCAAGCGGCACCAGCTGGCCACCAAGAAGCTGGACCTGTGGGCGCTGCCCGAGGTGCTCATCATCCACCTCAAGCGCTTCTCCTACACCCGGCTCGCCCGTGAGAAGCTTGACACGCTTGTGGAGTTCCCCATCCG TGACCTCGACTTCTCTGACTTCATTATCAAGCCCCGGGCAGACGTGGCGTCTGCGCCCCACAAATACGACCTGATCGCCGTCTCCAACCACTACGGGAGCCTGCGCGATGGGCACT ATACGACGTTCGCCCGGAACAAGGACTCCAGCCAGTGGTTTTACTTTGACGACAGCAGCGTCTCGCCCGTGGCCGAGGCTCAGATCGAG TCGAAAGCCGCCTACGTCCTGTTCTACCAGCGCCAGGACCGGATCCgccccccccgcactgccccctgccccaggccccccgacgctggggggggctgctgcagcGACTCCATGGAGGTGGATTGA